The Chloroflexi bacterium ADurb.Bin180 DNA window GGCCACAGCGCCGCACTCCCCAATTCCTGCCCTGCCTGCTCGGTGCCTCCTTACCTGCTTCTCAACAAACGAACGAGTAGATGAAACGGCCATCTACTCGTCCATCCGTGTATGCCTTTCAGCGCTGCGAATCGAGCTATTTGCGCAGCTCCAGCTTGGCCACGATCTGCTTGTAGCGAGCTGCATCCGTGCGGCTGAGATAAGCCAGATGCCGACGACGCTGCCCTACCATCTTGAGCAAGCCGCGTCGCGAGGATTCGTCATGCTGGTTGGCCTTCAGGTGCTCAGTCAGGACGTTGATGCGCTGAGTCAACAGCGCTACCTGCACCTCGGGTGAGCCGGTGTCACTCGGATGGACGCGATATTCTTTGATGGTGGCTTCCTTGGCGGTTTTCTCCAAAGCCATGCCGCACCTCCCTTCTAGAAACGACATCGAACGCGAGTTGCCAGTATACCATACTTCGAACAGGAATGCAAACTCACGGGCCTCGCTGCGTTCCGCTGGCTTCAGGAGACCTCGCTCACATCCGGGGCGAGAACTACGCAAAAGGAAGACACGTTGACAGACGGCTGGAAACCCGGCATAATTGTTCTGTTGGGCGTGGCTGCATCGTGCTCGGATGGACCAAAGGAGGATGCATGGCCAGGGTTGCTCTGCAAGAGTACCTCAGCGAAGCTCGCGAACTGATCGATACCCAGGCTTTTGACCAAGCTATTGCCATCTGTCGGCATATCCTGTTGCGCTATCCGAAGCATATCCGCACCTACCAGATTCTTGGTGAAGCCTGCCTGGAAAAGGGCGAGACCAGTGAAGCCATCGCGGTTTTCAAACGGCTTCTCGAGCACGCCGACCCGGAGAACTTTAGCGCCTACGCCGGTCTGGGGGTGGCCTACGAGGACCTTGGTCAGTTGGAGCAGGCCATCTGGTACATGGAGAGAGCTTTCGAACTGGCGCCAAGCAACGAAGACGTGAGCAACGCGCTCAAGCGGCTCTACCAGAAGCGCGATGGCAGCAAACCGGACCGGATTCGCCACAACAAGGTCGCGCTGGCACGCCTCTATTGCAAAGGGGGGCAATACCAGCAGGCCATCCAGGAGCTGCGCGAGGTGCTCGAGTCGGAGCCGGCTCCTGGCCGGCTGGACCTGAGACTGTCCCTGGCAGAGGCCCTCTGGCGTGACGGCCACCGTGAGCAGGCGGCCGATGCGGCCAGGAGCATCCTTCAGACGGCACCAGACTGCCTGAAAGCCATCCTCATCCTGGGCAAGATCCTGATTGAAAAGGGACGTCGCGATGAAGGCGTGGCAGTCCTGGTGCGCTCGAGGGCGCTCGATCCGGAGAACCTGGTCGCGCAGGCCTTGTTTGGAGCAGACTCGCCTCTGCCGCCCGAAGTGGTGTTGCTCCCGAGAATGCGCGCCGAGGCGACTGCCGAGATCGTGGCAGCACCAGACGAGGCTGAGTCAGTGACAGCCGCTGCTGCACCAGAAGCCGCAGAGGTTGTTGAACCGGCTGGCCCGGCCGGCCAGGAGTCACAACCCGCAGAGGCCGGCGAGCCCGTTGAGGAATCTGCGCTTGCGGCTGCTCGGGAAGAGGTCGGCCCAGAGACGCCAACGCCGGAGCTGCCCGCGGAGGCGGTACTGAGCACAACCCCGCCGGCGGATCAGCCGGCCGAGGAGATTGAAGCAGCCGCTGTCGCGCCAGCGCTGGAGCCGGTCGAACCGGTTGGCGTGACTCCACCGGAGGCTGCACAGCAAGAGACGGAAACAGTCGAAGCGACTCCATCTGAGCCAGCACCGTCAGCACCCGAGGCAGCCGTAGCTGAACCGCCCGTCTCTCAAGAGCCAGGCCAGGAGTGGGACCAGCCGCGCCCAGTGGCAGAGGTGATGGTGCCGGCGGCGGAGACGGATGGATTGCTGCTGGCACCGCCTCCGGTTGAGTTGCTGGCTGCACCAACCGGGCCCGCTGCCGAGCTGGCAGAGCCGGTGGCCGAACAGGCTGTCGAGGCCCAGACCGTCAGGCCGGAGCCGGCAGCGCTAGAAGCAGTGGCGACGGTCGAGGCTGAGACGCAGCCCCTACCAACGGAGCCGGTCGCAGCGCAACCCTTGGGCACTGAAGTGCCGCCTCCCACTGAATTGGCGGTGACCGAGCTGGCCGGGCCTGCGCCAACGAAGAGCACCACAGCGCGAAGGCGACGCAAGAAGGCAGCGGAGGCCCCGCCACCTCTGGAAGCGATGGCCGGGGTCAGCGCGGGGCTGCTGTCGGAGATAGAGCGCTGCCGCCAGCAGTTGGAAGTCAAGCCGAAAGACGACGATGCCCGACTGGCCCTGGCGCGGGCCTACCGCGATGCGGCGCAGATCAAGCTGGCACTCCAGGAATATGACATCCTGGCACACAGCAAGACCAAGAGAACGGCGGAGATTGTGGCCGATATGGAGGGGCTGGTCGCCTCACGGCCAGACAATCTGGAAGCGCACGAGCTGCTGGCCGATGTCTATGCCAAGAACGGGCAGCTGCAGTTGGCTCTTCAACGCTATCGCTGGGTGTTGGAGCGGATGCGACAGCAGTCGTGAGATCCGGCACCATCGGCGATGGATGCTCTCATTCCCTACTTGGAGATGGCTGAGATATGGAAAGAACGCTGGTAATCATCAAGCCCGACGGAGTGCAGCGGGGGCTCATTGGTGAGATCATCGCTCGCCTCGAGCGGCGCGGACTCAAGATCATTGGCCTCAAGATGATGCAGATCAGCCGCGAGCTGGCGGCCAAACACTATGGCGTGCATCAGGGCAAGCCATTCTACGAAGGGCTGGTCAACTATATCACCTCAAGCCCGGTGGTAGTAATGGCAGTCGAAGGCAAGAAGGCGATCGAGATGGTGCGCCAGACGATGGGCAAGACCAACCCGCTCGACGCTGCCCCCGGAACGATCCGCGCCGATCTGGCGGTCGACATTGGGCGCAACCTGGTTCACGGCTCTGACGGTGCGCAGACTGCCGAGTTCGAGCTGGGATTGTTCTTCCGCCCCGACGAGCTGGTTGCCTGGGACCGCAGTGTAGAACCCTGGATCGTGGAATAAGGCCAAAAAAAAGACCAGGGCGGGTCATCCTGCCCTGGTCTTGGCTTGCCGCAACGGCTCCTACAAGAGCCGAACTACCGTCCTCGCGTCTTTCCACAACTGCTCGAGGTTGTAGTATTGCCGCGTCGGCGCCGAAAAGATGTGCACTACCACCGAGCCATAGTCAAGCAGCAGCCACCCCGAAGCAGGGCTGCCCTCCGAATGGATCAGCGTGGCTCCGCTGGCCCGCGTCTTGGCGCGGATCTCCTCAGCCAGGGCGTGCAACTGTTTCTGGCTGGCTCCGCTGCAGACGACGAAGTAGTCGGCGAAAGATGACAGGCCGCGAATGTCGAGAAGCAGGACATCCTCGCCCATCTTGGCGACCGCTGCATCCACGATTGTCTGACCTAGCTGCTCCGGCTCCAGAGCCTTCCTCCTCCGGGCATGTACCAGCCTGCCACAAACGCTGACGGTATTATTCTAGCTTGTTCCGGCTCTGGCAGCAAACGGCTCTGGTTCAGATGTCCCGCAGCCATTTCTCCATCGCCGCTCGGTGCGTTCCGGACCAGTAGAATCGGGCGCACCGGGGACAGAGGTGAAACTCGTTCTGTGTCTGGAAGGTGAAGGGCGGCACTCTGCCCCGGGCTTGCTCCTTGTCGATTGGTGTCAATGGAGAGTTGCAGCGCGGGCAGCGAGTGAAGGTGGCCTGAGGCTTGCCTCCTACGAACTGCAGTACCTGCGCCAGTTGTCGGCGAAGGCCCGTTTCCTCAATAAGAAGGCAGGCTGGTCCTCGCCGGGCGGCCAGGCCGCGATCCCTGGTGAGCAGCAGGCGACCCTCCGACATTGCCAGGCGCACCAGAGCGTCGTCGTCCAGCCGTGCATCGTAGACGGTGTCATAACCGAGGATGCGCAGCCACTTGGCGAGTGTGCCGAGCATAGCATCGACGAGAAAGGATACATCGCTCATCAGCAAGCCCCTGTCAACTCATCTCCTGGCCATCTTACCCGGCACGCACTCGGAGGGCAAGCCTCTGCACGGCGTCGGGATTGATTGACAAAGGAATGAGAGTGCGCTACAGTTGCAAGCGTCTCGTGCACCCGGCAAGGATCGAACTCTCAGAGCTCGTCCGAAGTCTTGTGCCGCCGACGAGTGCAGAGAGAAATGGTGCAGCATGCAGAGCGGGTGGGGTTGGAAGAGCATCGTCGTGGCGCTATTGGGTGCTGTAGTCGGGGCACTGCTGGAACCTGTGGTGAACGGGTTGATCGGCCGGGTGCTCATCCGGGACGGCCAGCTCTGGGGTGCTGTAGTGGCCCTGTTTGCGATGTCCATCCCCAACCTGGCGCAGATGGGCCGGATGGCCGTCAAGAGCGACCGGCCAGCGGTCAATCTGGCCGTTGGATTCGGGTTGTTCGTCGTTATCTCTCTGTTGATCATTCTCATCATGGTGGGCATCTTGCTGGGCGTGGGGCGCATCATCGGATCATGACCGGGCCAGCAGAGACCCTGGCAGGCTTGATGGCCGTCAGGGGAAGGAGCAAGTTGTGGGACGTTTGGAACTCGGACTGCTGGGGGCAGTCAGGCGCAATCACGCTCTGGAGCACGCTACCCTTCATGTGCTGACCGAGCGCTTCCCGGGCATGCGGCTGGTGGGTCGCAGCGACTGGGGCGGATTCACGCTCTACGGCCCGGTCGAGACGGCACAGGTGAGTGAGGCTGTTACTGCCGCGATGACTCGCCTCAGGGCAGGGGAGAAAGAACTGGCCATCCACCCGCACTGCGGTACCAACCTGGCCACCGGCTTTGTGTTGGCCGGGGTGGCCTCGTCGGCCGTGCTGGGAGGGCGGCGGCGCTCGCGACTCGAGAAGGTCCTCGAGCTAGTGATCGGGGTTGGGGCAGCACTGAGTGTGGCGCAGCCCCTCGGTGCGGAGGTGCAGCGGGTCGTAACGACGGACCCCGATGTTTCACGGCTCATTGTCAGCCGCATTCTGCGCCTGGAGCGAGGCACTGTTGTCGTCCATCGGGTCGAAACCGTCCAGGGGCACGGATGATCTGGCTCTTTCACGGCGAGGATGAGCTCACGAGGTCGGAGGAGCTCCTGCGGCATAGAGCGAGCCTGGGAGATCCTACCGTCGCCGGTCTGAATACCACGGTGCTCGACGGGCGCTCACTGTGCCACTCAGATCTCGTTGGGGCCTGCGCCGCAATGCCCTTTATGGCCCTCAAACGTGTGGTAATCGTGGAGGGCTTTTGGTCGCGGTTTGAGTCGGCGGAGGGGGGCAAAGGCAAGGGGAGAGCCCCAAAGGTATCCGAAGCAGACCAGAAGCTGATGGCAGCCATCAAGGAGACTCTGCGGACCCTGCCTGATACCACCGACCTGTTCTTTTCCGAGAGCCGCGCTCTCAAACCGTCGAACCCCGTCTTCGCCGCTCTGCCCAAGGAGCCAGGCAAGGTAGAAACGAGGCAGTTCACGCTGCCCAGGCCCCGTGAGTTGGCAGGCTGGATTGAGGCGCGAACCAAGAGCAAGGGAGGCACGATCACGTCTCAGGCCGCTGAGGAGCTGGGGCGTCTGGTAGGGGGCGAGCTGCGCCAGCTTGACCAGGAGCTCGACAAGCTCCTGGCATTCGTGAACTATGCCCGCGATGTGGGCATAGGCGATGTTCACAGCGTCGTTTCGGCTAGCCAGCCAGACGATATCTTTGCCTTGGTCGATGCGATTGGCATGCGTCAGAAACCGAAGGCCATGCAGGCCTTGCACTCTCTGCTCAATGCCGGTGCCGCTCCTCAGTACATCCTCAGTATGATCGAGCGGCAGATCCGCATTCTCCTTCAGATCAAAGAGATGAAGGCCAATGGGGTTTCCACCGCCGACATCCAACAGGCGCTGAATATCTGGCATAGCTGGGTGATGGAGAAGAACATCAGTCAGGCCCAGAACTTTGCTCAGTCAGCCTTGTTGCGCTTTTACTCACGCCTGGCGGACGTCGAGCAGGAGACCAAGACGGGTGTCATGGACGAGCGCCTGGCGCTTGACCTGCTCGTCACGGAGCTGGCCGCGTGACAGGGGCGCGCCAGCCGCGCCAGATTCTTCCCGCCGGGAGAGTGTAGAGTGGATTCAGCGACACTGCACCGAGACTCCATCGTCTTTGATGGACACTGTGACACGCTGCTGGAGATCCTCAACGGTAAGCGCAAGTTTGGCGAGCGTTCGACCAAGGGTCATATCGACCTGCCGCGTCTTCAAGACGGCGGGGTAACCGCCCAGGTGTTTGCGGTCTATCTCGAAGACCAGTTCCTCCCTGCGGGGGCGATAAAACAGACCCTGCGTGTGCTGGATGTGCTGTATCGAGAGCTGGACTCGCACCCCGAGGAGATGCTGCTTGCCACCCGAGCCGCCGACATCGAGAGGGCTAAAGAAGAAGACAAGGTAGCAGCGGTGATTGGCCTGGAAGGGGCCGAGGCTCTCGAGGGCGACCTCGGCGTGCTGCGGGTGCTGTACCGGCTGGGAGTGCGGCTGCTGACGGTGACGTGGAGCCGGCGCAATCAGGCCGCCGACGGTGGTTACGAAATGCGCACCGGTGGCGGGTTGACCGAGTTCGGCGTCAAGCTGGTGGAGGAATGCAACAACCTGGGTATCATCCTGGACATATCGCACTTGTCGCCGGCCGGGGCGCGGGATGTTCTGGAGCTGAGCAAACGGCCGGTGGTTGCATCGCACAGCAACAGCCGCGCCCTATGTTCACACTGGCGAGGGCTCGACGACTTGCAGCTCCAAGCTCTGGCGCGAAACGGCGGCCTGTCGGGCGTGACCTTCGTTCCGGCCTTTGTCGCCAACGAACGCAAAGAGGCCAGTCTGCAGAAACTGCTCGACCATGTGGACCACATAGCCCAGGTAGCCGGCATAGATCACGTGGGCCTGGGTTCTGACTTTGATGGATTCGCTCCGCCTGGCCCGCGTGGGCTCGAGGATGTTACCAAGATGCCGTCAATCACCGAGGGGCTGCTCAAGCGCGGGTACGCCGATGACGATGTGCGCAAGGTGCTCGGGGGAAACTGGATGCGCGTATTCCGCGAGGTTGTCGGTTAAGGGCCGAGCGCAAACACAAAGAGGGAGGTCGTGCAATTCAAGCGATGAAGCGACACTGCGGCAAATGGATGCTTCTAGTTACCCTGCTCGTCGCCCTGCTGGCAATGGGAGGCTGCGGTTCTGGTTCGAATCAGGACCTGCCGCCAACGCGCACGCCAAAACCAACCTTCACCACCATCCCTGCTACGCCCATTGTTGTGGACACACCCACACCTCTGTGGACAGCAACCCCGCTCCCGACGGCCACTCCGACAGCTACGCCCAGTCCTATCCCGACGGCCACGCCCAACCCGTACCTGAACCCGTTGACCGGGGAGATGGTCGCGGACCCCGCCGTACTGCAGCGTCGGCCGTTGCTGGTGCGAATTGGCAATGACTATGAGGTGCGGCCTCAATCGGGCCTCTCTCTGGCCGATATGGTCTGGGAGGAGGCGATGGACGGGTGGACGATTACCCGGCTGACCGCCGTCGTGTGGAGCCGCGACCCCGAAGTGCTCAAACCCATCCGCAGCGCGCGCCTTTTTACCATTGACCTCGGCTACATGCTCGACGGGGCACTGGTGCACTCTGGCGCCAATGACCAGGTGCGCTGGCTGTTGTCTCAATCGACGCTGGTGGATCTGGACGAGTACTTCCACTCCGCGCCCTATTCGTGGCTCAAGCCAGAAGGCAAGTGGATTGACTATCCCTGGATGGGCCGGGTGGCCACGAGCGCCAAAAAAGTGCGTGACTACCTGAAGAAGATCGGCAAAGAGAAGGCGGTGCAACTGCCCGGGTTTGTCTTCTCGGAGCAGGTCCCCGCAGGCGATGCTGCCACCTACGTGGAGATACCCTACCCCAAGCGGGCGCTGGTGGAGTATCGCTACGACGCCGCCACGCACCACTACAAGCGTTGGGCAAGGGGTGAGCCGCACACGGATGCCGTGACCGGTGAGCAGCTTGCCGCCGCCAACGTGATCGTGGTCTATGCCACATACCAGGAGACCAGTGTGAAGGATGTGAACGGGCAGCCGACGTTCAACATCGTGTCGACTGGCGAGGGGAGGGCCCAGATCATTCGCGACGGTGTGGTTGTGGAAGGCAAGTGGATCAGGCCGACCCGCGAGGCGTTCCTGCAGCTCGTGCGCCTGGATGGCTCACCCATACCGCTGCGCGTGGGGCAAAGCTGGGTGGAGGTCGTGCCTCCCGACTACCACGTGACCTTCAAAGTGGAATAGCTGGGCACAAGTGCAGCGATGAGGGGCAGAGCCACGGCTCTGCCCCTCTTTTTGTGGACTAGCGCCAGATGTTTGGAATGACCGAACCGTCCAGGCCGACAGGGATGCGAACATCGAGTGCCTGACAGATGGTCGGGC harbors:
- the rpsO gene encoding 30S ribosomal protein S15 codes for the protein MALEKTAKEATIKEYRVHPSDTGSPEVQVALLTQRINVLTEHLKANQHDESSRRGLLKMVGQRRRHLAYLSRTDAARYKQIVAKLELRK
- a CDS encoding tetratricopeptide repeat protein — translated: MARVALQEYLSEARELIDTQAFDQAIAICRHILLRYPKHIRTYQILGEACLEKGETSEAIAVFKRLLEHADPENFSAYAGLGVAYEDLGQLEQAIWYMERAFELAPSNEDVSNALKRLYQKRDGSKPDRIRHNKVALARLYCKGGQYQQAIQELREVLESEPAPGRLDLRLSLAEALWRDGHREQAADAARSILQTAPDCLKAILILGKILIEKGRRDEGVAVLVRSRALDPENLVAQALFGADSPLPPEVVLLPRMRAEATAEIVAAPDEAESVTAAAAPEAAEVVEPAGPAGQESQPAEAGEPVEESALAAAREEVGPETPTPELPAEAVLSTTPPADQPAEEIEAAAVAPALEPVEPVGVTPPEAAQQETETVEATPSEPAPSAPEAAVAEPPVSQEPGQEWDQPRPVAEVMVPAAETDGLLLAPPPVELLAAPTGPAAELAEPVAEQAVEAQTVRPEPAALEAVATVEAETQPLPTEPVAAQPLGTEVPPPTELAVTELAGPAPTKSTTARRRRKKAAEAPPPLEAMAGVSAGLLSEIERCRQQLEVKPKDDDARLALARAYRDAAQIKLALQEYDILAHSKTKRTAEIVADMEGLVASRPDNLEAHELLADVYAKNGQLQLALQRYRWVLERMRQQS
- the ndk gene encoding Nucleoside diphosphate kinase yields the protein MERTLVIIKPDGVQRGLIGEIIARLERRGLKIIGLKMMQISRELAAKHYGVHQGKPFYEGLVNYITSSPVVVMAVEGKKAIEMVRQTMGKTNPLDAAPGTIRADLAVDIGRNLVHGSDGAQTAEFELGLFFRPDELVAWDRSVEPWIVE
- the rsfS gene encoding Ribosomal silencing factor RsfS, translating into MDAAVAKMGEDVLLLDIRGLSSFADYFVVCSGASQKQLHALAEEIRAKTRASGATLIHSEGSPASGWLLLDYGSVVVHIFSAPTRQYYNLEQLWKDARTVVRLL
- a CDS encoding DNA polymerase III subunit delta; translated protein: MIWLFHGEDELTRSEELLRHRASLGDPTVAGLNTTVLDGRSLCHSDLVGACAAMPFMALKRVVIVEGFWSRFESAEGGKGKGRAPKVSEADQKLMAAIKETLRTLPDTTDLFFSESRALKPSNPVFAALPKEPGKVETRQFTLPRPRELAGWIEARTKSKGGTITSQAAEELGRLVGGELRQLDQELDKLLAFVNYARDVGIGDVHSVVSASQPDDIFALVDAIGMRQKPKAMQALHSLLNAGAAPQYILSMIERQIRILLQIKEMKANGVSTADIQQALNIWHSWVMEKNISQAQNFAQSALLRFYSRLADVEQETKTGVMDERLALDLLVTELAA
- a CDS encoding Membrane dipeptidase (Peptidase family M19), with amino-acid sequence MDSATLHRDSIVFDGHCDTLLEILNGKRKFGERSTKGHIDLPRLQDGGVTAQVFAVYLEDQFLPAGAIKQTLRVLDVLYRELDSHPEEMLLATRAADIERAKEEDKVAAVIGLEGAEALEGDLGVLRVLYRLGVRLLTVTWSRRNQAADGGYEMRTGGGLTEFGVKLVEECNNLGIILDISHLSPAGARDVLELSKRPVVASHSNSRALCSHWRGLDDLQLQALARNGGLSGVTFVPAFVANERKEASLQKLLDHVDHIAQVAGIDHVGLGSDFDGFAPPGPRGLEDVTKMPSITEGLLKRGYADDDVRKVLGGNWMRVFREVVG
- the yerB_1 gene encoding putative lipoprotein YerB precursor — protein: MKRHCGKWMLLVTLLVALLAMGGCGSGSNQDLPPTRTPKPTFTTIPATPIVVDTPTPLWTATPLPTATPTATPSPIPTATPNPYLNPLTGEMVADPAVLQRRPLLVRIGNDYEVRPQSGLSLADMVWEEAMDGWTITRLTAVVWSRDPEVLKPIRSARLFTIDLGYMLDGALVHSGANDQVRWLLSQSTLVDLDEYFHSAPYSWLKPEGKWIDYPWMGRVATSAKKVRDYLKKIGKEKAVQLPGFVFSEQVPAGDAATYVEIPYPKRALVEYRYDAATHHYKRWARGEPHTDAVTGEQLAAANVIVVYATYQETSVKDVNGQPTFNIVSTGEGRAQIIRDGVVVEGKWIRPTREAFLQLVRLDGSPIPLRVGQSWVEVVPPDYHVTFKVE